Below is a genomic region from Vitis riparia cultivar Riparia Gloire de Montpellier isolate 1030 chromosome 5, EGFV_Vit.rip_1.0, whole genome shotgun sequence.
CGAAATTTCTAGAGTCCTTATTAAAGCATAATTATCAGCAATTTTGCCGGAAAATCCatccttcctttttttaattctgAAAATAGGcctagaaaattttcttttttccttttacatgCAATAATGATGATAACAAATATAGATCAATCAAACACCTATCAATAacgtcatatatatatatatatatatctaaggTCAATATtcatactatatatatatagatcaaATTAGTTAACTCTATCAATTATATCTTATCATATTATGTTTATAGTATGGGTTAGTTATTTCTATATTATCTAAACAAGGataatttcatttgaatatcattaattttatcctttccataatttaattaatttatgatttttctttaaataccTATAAAACATGTGtacggttttttttttattaaaagaaaaataaaagacttCCCTTAATTTGGTTATTAGATCCcgtacataaaattaaattaaaaaagtcaaatatattgtttttgtttttatatttcaaattcgATTAATGTTCTTATAAAACAAGAATGGATGAAAACTATTAATCTCAATCGTCCAAAGTTTTAATATTGTAAtaaatgtagtttttttttttagattgattaaaaatgacaaaagaaaaacttaaatcatttttatcttcttttttaactataaatatttcaatttaatattatttttcctaattaattttcattaaatatttaatcttaCTACTTATATTTTCGTTATCACttaaaaaatgtgttttattttaaaaataaactcaaaGAAGGCAAGTGAAATTTATTGAAAGGGAGTGATTTTAAACATTTCAAGATTTAAatacttaattaattatatttttcatttaaattaacgGTGATACATGTGAATGTAGAGGAAGAGATTTGGATAATGCGCATTCTAAAACATACATTAGGAGAATATATATTGATTAATTGAAAAGTTAAGAGGAGATGAGAGGTAGGATCACAAATAGCTTTCATTTGTGGAAGGACTCGCACCAAAAGTGAGGTTGGTTCTTGAAAAAGTTGTTTGTTCAAGCTTTCACTAGggtctatttttttcttcatttatttggCCTCTTGGAAAGTTTGAAGAAGGCTAAGTGCACCAGCCTCTGGACTTGTGAATTGATGGCTTAACAAatcatttcaataattttaatttgaagttaaatTGGTACTgtgcacaaaaaaaatattttcctttgattCTTTGGTTTTTTACCACAACTTGAAGAATGATaatgaaattgttttcttttcttgaatttgAAGATCAATTAAAAACTTAGAATGACTTTTTCTCGAAACTTGTTGAATGAAAGGAAAGAGAAcgaaattgttttcttttcttgaatttgAAGATTAATTGAAAACTTAGAATGACTTTTTCTTCCCGAAACTTGttgaatgaaatgaaaaaaacgCTTGTGTAGCCCTTTGAGAAAGATTTTACCAAACTTGGAGGAAGATTTTATAAAGCTCTGTTTATTTTAgagaccaaattagtggtaatttaatccactaaattttttaagtctttattttacaaaaataatgtcagtctttaaaaattttgaaattattgttaaaGGTAACATTTTTTGATTAAATAGATAATAACAGAAGGTTATGAGTGACATTGGAGCCTCTATGTTCATATATTAACTAAAAGTATAAAGTACAAGTAAAATATGGACCAGAAAATGAGATAAATTGTTTATTAATAATATGGAAATTAATGCATACATTCATATGTATCTAGAAACTAGAGAAAACCTGAAACTAAATTGAAAACATTAGCTTAAACTAATTATGGTAGTTCACTTGAAAGGGAAATGAGACTGAAGTTGAATTGTCTCCAGCCATGATGGTGTGGGAACCAGAAGGCAATAGGATATAACCACTACTATCAACAAGGCCCAAACTCTTGCAAACGTTCATGGAAAACTTCACCTTCTCTGTATTTCCTACCTTCACAAACACTCTCTCAAATCCGATCACTTGCTTAATATGAGTTCCGACAATCCCTGATGGAGGGCTTGAGTAGACCATCACAACTTCACTTCCATCCATCCTTCCCACATTCTTCACTGCAACCTCAAACTCAAAACTTTCATCACAGCTCAAATCGTCAACTAGGACTGCTGGGCATTCTGGCTGGAAGCTATCACTGCTGTAAGCCATGCTCCGGCACTGTTGCAACCTGGTCAGGCTAATGTGGACCGACCTTGTGGGGGCTGTTAGGGAGTAGGAGAAGTTGGTGTAGCTCAAGCCATAGCCAAAGGGATAGACAGTGGAACCATTGAAGAATTTGTATGTTCTCCCTGGATAGCCTAAGCTCTCGATTGGCCTTAGTGCCATGGAGGTCATGGGCAGCATGCCAACATAACCATTTTCATACCATGTGATTGGCGATCTTCCCCCTGTTAAAGAAGAGGTCGACCCACCCAGAATTTAATTTCGAGATTCAAACAATGACAATTAACTCATGGAGATATAATGAATCAGTTGGTAACATACCAGGATTGTACTTCCCAAAAACAATGTCTGCAATAGCATTGCCGCCTTGCTCACCCGGAAAACCAGCCCACAGGATGGCTGCGATCTTAGGGTTGTTCTTAGCAAAGGAAATGTCAATAGGGCCACCACACATTACTACAAGAATTACAGGACCAGTGGAGAGATCAGTCACTTGGTTGACCATCTCAGTTTGGTAGCCTGGAAGGAGGAGATCCTCTCTGTCCCTCTCCTCAGCCTCAATGGATAAATCAGTACCCACCAGAATAATAGTAGCATCAGCATTTTTCGCAGCTTCTGCAGCCTTGTAGACGTGGGTGTCATTATGACATTTAACATCAGCACATCCTACTTCATATGTCACATCTCCAAGCTCAGAGAAGGCATCAAGAGGAGACACATAATGGCATGGGATCCCTATACAGAATAGTTAAAaggtatataaattataaaaatatatatgatctTGTTAACTAAAGGGTATATGTTATTGATACCTGCATAATTTCCAATCATAGCTACAGTGGCATTGGCATGAGGCCCAACCAAAGCCAGCTTCTTTACAGGTTTCAGCGGCAAAGTCTCATTATCGTTCTTCAGAAGAACAATGCCTTGTCTCGCGGCTTCCCTGGCCAGCTCGATGTGTTCATCATTGCAGATATCCTTCTTCCCAAGAGAAGCAAGAGACGGGATGCCATCAAAGAATCCGACCCTCATCAGCACGACATAGAGGTAACTCAGGGACTTGTCGACGTCATGCTCACTGACTCTCCCTTCCCTCACTGCTGTAGCAAGGGAATCGTTGTAGTAATGCCCACATTCCAAATCCAAACCTGCAAAATTCACATTGGAGTTAAAAATTTACATTATGGAAATGAAAAATGGGATTTAAGATTCACATTAGGCTTGTTGGAGATTAGTAGATTACTAACCTGCTTTCATACTCAATGCAACACCTTCCTCACTTGTGACATCAAGGAATTTCTGGTCTTGCACAATGGTATCAATGGCCCAACAATCTGATACTATATACCTGTAGAAGAATAAGATCAATGTTACTGCTGATATCACTTTCATGTAGTGTTATATATATCTAGTAAAATCTACCCATGAAGATTCCATTGTTCTCTTATAACCCCTTTCAAGAATCTTGGATCAGCACAAGGAGGGATTCCATTGATATTATTGAAGGAGCACATAACACTGCTGGTATCACCCTCTTTAACACACATCTCAAAAGGACGAAGAAACGTTTCCGTCATATCTTGCTCCGACACCTACAAAAATCAACACACCCAAGAGTCTTAGACAAAGTTTTCAACattaatatatagttttaaaactTGACCTCCATGAAACGAATTACTAGTTATTATACCTTTGCATCAAAATGGCGTCTGTCAACATTAAACCACTGATCAAGATCATAAGCAGCAAAATGCTTGCAGGAGGAGGCGATCTTTAGAGGCCTAGAGTTCAAATCTGTGGTGTTCTCCGTCCCCTCAATATCCTGAAGACCTCTAACGTAGTTAACCCCATACACGCCAACAGTGAGAGGATCTTCCCCCGGTGTCTCTAGGATCCTTCCCCATCTTGGATCTCGCGCTACATTGATGTTTGGACTCCAAAACGTCAACCCCGCATGCCCTAAATTGTACATCGCTCTTGCTTCCGTCGAAACAACCTAATTAcgacgaaaaaaaaaaaggctggtTGGTTATATACCCACAatttagaagaagaagaaaggggaaaaaatctAGCGAGTAGATTGATAGATTAATGTGAGAAAACCTGGCCAAGAGTCTTCCATAGTGATTGATTGAATGAAGCAGCGGAGAGTATAACATTTGGAAAGCTTGTTGCGCCTGGGACAACCTCATCGAAGAAGGTCGCCGAACCAACGTTTGCGACTCCATGCAGCGCCTCTGACCACCATTTGTAAGGAGGTAATCCTATCCTTGGCACCCCAGAAGCTACATCTATAACATTCCTTGCTTTTTCTTCTAGCGTGATTCGATCAACTAAGTCCTTTACCCTGACATCATATGGAAGTGAAGAATCACAATACACAAAGTCCTTCATATCAAGACCTAGTGCAGCGAACCTTGACGCGTCACAGACATAAGTGTAGTTCCCAGGCACATCAAAGGCCTGTGATAGAAACCTGGAGTTGGGCCTGGGTGTGTATCTTGCTGTGGAAACAGCCAAGAAAGCAATGGCGAGGATAGatagagagaaaaacaaacggGTGAAACTCTTTGCCATGATGGTGAGTCTGGAATCTGAATGAATGGAATGGAAGAGATAATAGTCAAAATACTGCTAGCTAGGGTATTTATAAGAATGAGAGATGATACAAAACGGAATCTAATTCTATTTTCCTTGGGCTCTTTAGTTTTCTAAAGCTGAATTTTAATGCTATCTTATCTattagaagattaaaaaaaaccttatctGTTATATGTTTCAAGATGAAGCAAAGAGAAGCTAAACCAGCATGGCATACAATATAATAAGAGATAAGATGAACATGTTTAGTCTATAACGGGTAAGATAAATTATTCCTTTATAGGTTATTTGAAATTGCGAAATTTAA
It encodes:
- the LOC117914447 gene encoding probable beta-D-xylosidase 5 — protein: MAKSFTRLFFSLSILAIAFLAVSTARYTPRPNSRFLSQAFDVPGNYTYVCDASRFAALGLDMKDFVYCDSSLPYDVRVKDLVDRITLEEKARNVIDVASGVPRIGLPPYKWWSEALHGVANVGSATFFDEVVPGATSFPNVILSAASFNQSLWKTLGQVVSTEARAMYNLGHAGLTFWSPNINVARDPRWGRILETPGEDPLTVGVYGVNYVRGLQDIEGTENTTDLNSRPLKIASSCKHFAAYDLDQWFNVDRRHFDAKVSEQDMTETFLRPFEMCVKEGDTSSVMCSFNNINGIPPCADPRFLKGVIREQWNLHGYIVSDCWAIDTIVQDQKFLDVTSEEGVALSMKAGLDLECGHYYNDSLATAVREGRVSEHDVDKSLSYLYVVLMRVGFFDGIPSLASLGKKDICNDEHIELAREAARQGIVLLKNDNETLPLKPVKKLALVGPHANATVAMIGNYAGIPCHYVSPLDAFSELGDVTYEVGCADVKCHNDTHVYKAAEAAKNADATIILVGTDLSIEAEERDREDLLLPGYQTEMVNQVTDLSTGPVILVVMCGGPIDISFAKNNPKIAAILWAGFPGEQGGNAIADIVFGKYNPGGRSPITWYENGYVGMLPMTSMALRPIESLGYPGRTYKFFNGSTVYPFGYGLSYTNFSYSLTAPTRSVHISLTRLQQCRSMAYSSDSFQPECPAVLVDDLSCDESFEFEVAVKNVGRMDGSEVVMVYSSPPSGIVGTHIKQVIGFERVFVKVGNTEKVKFSMNVCKSLGLVDSSGYILLPSGSHTIMAGDNSTSVSFPFQVNYHN